From Prosthecobacter sp., the proteins below share one genomic window:
- a CDS encoding alpha-amylase family glycosyl hydrolase, whose amino-acid sequence MIISLHRFCRFLALLCVLTPSLRAETMLQYFNTSWVEITNKMPELAEAGYSALWLPPPTKGSGGLSVGYDMWDPFDLGSKNQRGSIKTRYGTEAELIRLVETAHRFGIRIYFDNIMNHRAFDVPGYNETTPVDLYPGLVPEDFHLRKTQDGFYRKWDNTRSWNDAWQVQNLGLADLIDIAQEPGDTNQNFGSSEGSTALKIKFIRDLARPEHYCYLPNGTYVGFGPGNGITTELLQANPSFYSERVEDYLNRAARWLIDRTKGDGLRLDAVKHVRSDFFGATFGADKDSSDYGYTGQVQRQFNISRGFSDTNHRDSVFNTETGRDDAMLFGEHLGEPPAYGPYIDSGMRLVDNVLREQLNGKLGNPSSGLEGFDAPGSGGFGADVGVMHAQSHDNDYAARRELQHAFYFLRQGLGLLYTDGNYQAETLGESGGAFPRHANTSFLGQWADGRVPNLLYVHDQFARGYQVGRWSDGDFVAWERIDKRENPSMSDENGVTLLVMLNDNYASGQARGSLGSAFPAGAYLYNYSWYGGGFYKFKEELGGTVVPAGGYFLFSWKNPDPSELWKNFGGRPITITQNGVTAVTVTVNRKDGSNGDKAFSGGTLPEASRPVLLPDTNLTDYTYSAEIPRITDGTAVRFIARTDGSAANILLKLDGGINLNAINHAGGDSRDNPPAVSTDTFHGYEQPAFVSRIHPELFAAKDTARNATGSAGAETFTTSTVVNGTTAKFIDADTAAFLYHDPAAPVGNITPARNQYDAANNEMWAKANSVGAGYKMFLYYTNDGSNPEGAGGRAYGTTKVAEMIYRHNDDGGASDWWSAVPLPVDFNTTSKYKIGIYKDAAPSWWPGNADAVTRKQKMLTTFETSVRDLTTTVIRPHADYGAEQTGLSEGMHVIRARAFLNRGGQASIYNTFTQSFYFDAQRPLGEIRFPETNGDTVGGSEYGGVVRTDSSVTEVWYNITDGDATNDDGITRSLSGNGGGYEPFTDSDRDGVRDAGEAFVDLDEDGTWDATLATSWVKATEVTPSLSFQALNPVYQKEWRLNYTNIPATGSATIQVRLRELSSAAYKDFALSDVAGHFTTLQRTVTTAGPDIRMFIAYPQNHGDLVGDGYVMKVYFTKSLADGLTTTQLRDRFTIRIGSNDDGGVLTAYSRDAYTINLNETDDCHALAFTLPNLYNDQPDYLHKIEVTHDRPTPTPDISTTRLVRFMPSQVPRISIDTPPDLDSDGKPFDIILPDVAAPTADQRRYTIRVATAADATSVTLTINNGPMDIAGESVVTTEGNTKFWDFTWQNMTQGEFRFTATVFAPGGENHDTRNARVFFRQVTPASATDPDDDDDGLLDGDEATATPLPNGYLVSPKPNPETWTNGEIHIYHAFGKSDPHNPDSDGDGLPDALEVGWRGPTIIGETFSDTGYGSPTVIGAGNGLFDWTDTNNNGVHDAGEASETWTDADLDLKYDFGTIPGVDTNGDGILNFIGDLDPPFYNTIDNLNNVPGVNTLSEGGDRAKQLRGSVTSPDDPDTDNDGIKDGVEDANRDGWLQGDGESLATNANPSLARTWPDGVRNPGEIWTETDPNNADTDGDGAVDGNGEDKDFNGSIAGDTNTNRIWESPEEWSESDPLKADTDADGLTDGWEARYNLDPLDNGTLSFRGVTALAVNGPNGDPDLDGFSNLQEITNGTSPRENNIVTPPPPGQIVIGPQTPVVAGGVSNNREFTDWAIGDLIALDEYNGDGTNNQGSDLYRAYDGFDSSRDLVAFYAHDGGSTGAGGDGNFYFRVDVQDLAAFAEDANLDIYVVIDFNSPANGESALPDGIDTRTNMKWEAVVACYATDSGAVYVDTPLSGHSTAFDENPTDFGVVRRTQADANGFKKSWFNSKLDAVEFSISRQALMDAGWLGDASTLNFQVYTTKDGSDIAGRGDIRDSIYDDNIASDYWRDQSTLAGAGSVLKAWFGPGGSNDRFKRVKVASLIHESRPLLAGSEVQALINNGAGAGWYRPLDVHEAYGVPMALHLTPTLGSAIQWAKVDPAVSKPWRDGPAFNARLDALVGGGVVHFVGTTYGDHIASYFPLSYTQTNFTDANTPMADLYHATPVTVYPPEQVLRDETYSDFAASGFSFSYAEQARHFEKWFGRSSALGNDGYRLNRIHGVKVFAISDQPSQFRFQNTDGGLNTSLRELLNRKARSATQDQVVILGSDWSDFTTKTSADGYDVNIAWMASRPWIQITTPEAIAAGEVDSNRNGTPDVWPFVERNAPTLPIVSKDFVHFATQENYDNWYFGQAGREESLNGKIFNIRPGVPLPAAFGQVGVSGLVDTAWTAATTLGISDPSFGRLARGAFHSAMWLTAFHDQPSANLAKFSTGDYIYPDTSFNNLAGFSKAAQSQFRWAKVYQRVSQWAASAATLANSVSTAAEDADLDGEDEYLLFNDRVFAMFERIGGRMTCAFVRDLVNGKVMQVVGNPHSYAGFETEEEGNVNVSGTQPGSYRTSGFKDWFATGVPDALAYVNNLYSVTTATNGFTFTSSDGKIAKTITLAARGNSLRAVFALTGGVTTLYQRHGLSPHLANLLTSGQTYLGSVSSLGGIVSLTNNAPDAVVRAYIRTSIPSWPSATYNGDAIDDDPVITFDTLNMRNQAQTQQIELTITDGDVFEFGLETGPTLSESTDGDALPDAWETANNLNAGDSGGINGDSGNPDGDAYTNLQEFILGNNPRAGDRYQPVPAKVVGGFELTFTTIPDRLYRVFYSDNLTSWNPLTADLLGTGSPITITDPTPPASRFYRVEVRLVNP is encoded by the coding sequence ATGATCATCTCTCTCCATCGTTTCTGCCGGTTCCTGGCGCTGCTGTGCGTGCTGACGCCGTCGCTGCGCGCGGAAACGATGCTGCAGTACTTCAACACGAGCTGGGTGGAGATCACCAACAAGATGCCCGAGCTGGCCGAGGCGGGTTACTCCGCGCTGTGGCTGCCGCCGCCGACCAAAGGCTCGGGCGGCCTCTCCGTCGGCTATGACATGTGGGATCCGTTCGATCTGGGTTCCAAAAACCAGCGCGGCTCGATCAAAACGCGTTACGGCACGGAGGCGGAGCTGATTCGCCTCGTCGAAACCGCGCACCGCTTCGGCATCCGCATCTACTTCGACAACATCATGAACCACCGCGCGTTCGACGTGCCGGGCTACAATGAAACGACGCCGGTGGATCTGTATCCAGGCCTCGTGCCGGAAGATTTTCATCTGCGCAAGACGCAGGACGGCTTCTACCGCAAGTGGGACAACACGCGCTCGTGGAATGATGCCTGGCAGGTGCAGAACCTCGGTCTCGCCGATCTCATCGACATCGCGCAGGAGCCGGGGGACACGAATCAGAATTTCGGCAGCAGCGAAGGCAGCACGGCGCTCAAGATCAAGTTCATCCGCGATCTGGCGCGGCCGGAACACTACTGCTACCTGCCCAACGGCACGTATGTCGGCTTTGGTCCCGGCAACGGCATCACCACCGAGCTGCTCCAGGCGAATCCGTCCTTCTACTCCGAGCGTGTGGAAGACTACCTCAACCGCGCCGCGCGCTGGCTCATCGACCGCACGAAAGGCGACGGTCTGCGGCTCGACGCCGTGAAGCATGTGCGCTCCGATTTTTTCGGCGCGACCTTCGGTGCGGACAAAGATTCGAGCGATTACGGCTACACCGGTCAGGTGCAGCGCCAGTTCAACATCTCGCGCGGCTTCAGCGACACGAATCATCGCGACAGCGTCTTCAACACCGAAACGGGCCGCGATGATGCCATGCTGTTTGGCGAACATCTCGGCGAACCGCCCGCCTACGGCCCTTACATCGACTCCGGCATGCGTTTGGTGGACAACGTGTTGCGCGAGCAGCTCAACGGCAAACTCGGCAATCCCTCCAGCGGTCTCGAAGGCTTCGATGCGCCCGGTTCCGGCGGTTTCGGCGCGGATGTGGGCGTGATGCACGCGCAGAGCCATGACAACGATTACGCCGCACGTCGCGAGTTGCAGCACGCCTTCTACTTCCTGCGCCAGGGCCTCGGCCTGCTTTACACCGATGGCAACTATCAGGCCGAAACTCTCGGTGAAAGCGGCGGCGCCTTCCCACGGCATGCCAACACTTCCTTCCTTGGCCAATGGGCCGATGGCCGTGTGCCCAACCTGCTCTATGTGCATGATCAGTTCGCGCGCGGTTATCAAGTTGGTCGCTGGAGCGATGGCGACTTTGTTGCGTGGGAGCGCATCGACAAGCGCGAGAACCCTTCCATGAGCGATGAGAACGGTGTCACGCTGCTCGTCATGCTCAATGACAACTATGCCAGCGGTCAGGCGCGCGGCAGTCTTGGCAGCGCCTTTCCCGCCGGAGCCTATTTGTACAACTACTCGTGGTATGGCGGCGGCTTCTACAAGTTCAAGGAGGAGCTGGGTGGCACGGTGGTGCCCGCCGGTGGCTACTTCCTTTTCTCCTGGAAGAATCCCGACCCGTCCGAGCTGTGGAAAAACTTCGGTGGTCGTCCCATCACCATCACGCAAAACGGTGTGACCGCCGTCACCGTCACCGTGAATCGCAAAGACGGCTCGAATGGCGACAAAGCCTTCAGCGGCGGCACGCTGCCCGAAGCCTCGCGTCCCGTGCTGCTCCCAGACACGAATCTGACCGACTACACTTACAGCGCGGAAATTCCGCGCATCACCGACGGCACCGCCGTGCGCTTCATCGCCCGCACAGACGGCTCGGCGGCAAACATCCTGCTCAAACTCGACGGCGGCATCAATTTGAACGCGATCAATCACGCGGGCGGCGATTCACGCGACAATCCGCCGGCGGTGAGCACGGACACCTTTCATGGCTACGAGCAGCCAGCATTCGTCAGCCGCATTCATCCCGAGCTGTTCGCTGCCAAAGATACCGCACGCAACGCCACCGGCTCCGCAGGCGCGGAAACCTTCACCACCAGCACCGTTGTGAATGGCACCACCGCCAAGTTCATCGACGCCGACACCGCCGCCTTCCTCTACCACGATCCTGCGGCGCCGGTCGGCAACATCACCCCGGCACGCAATCAATACGACGCCGCCAACAACGAGATGTGGGCGAAGGCCAACAGCGTTGGAGCCGGCTACAAGATGTTCCTCTATTACACCAACGACGGCAGCAATCCCGAGGGCGCTGGCGGCAGGGCTTATGGCACCACGAAGGTCGCCGAGATGATTTACCGGCACAACGACGACGGCGGCGCGAGCGACTGGTGGAGCGCCGTGCCTTTGCCGGTCGATTTCAACACCACATCCAAATACAAAATCGGCATCTACAAAGACGCCGCTCCCTCCTGGTGGCCCGGCAATGCGGACGCCGTCACGCGGAAGCAGAAGATGCTGACCACCTTTGAAACCAGCGTGCGTGATCTCACCACCACCGTGATCCGCCCGCATGCGGACTATGGCGCGGAGCAGACCGGCCTGAGCGAAGGCATGCACGTCATCCGTGCGCGGGCTTTCCTCAATCGCGGCGGCCAGGCCAGCATCTACAACACCTTCACGCAGTCGTTCTACTTCGATGCGCAGCGCCCGCTCGGTGAAATCCGTTTTCCAGAGACCAACGGCGACACGGTGGGCGGCAGCGAGTACGGTGGCGTCGTCCGCACCGACTCCAGCGTCACCGAAGTCTGGTACAACATCACCGACGGCGATGCGACCAACGACGACGGCATCACGCGTTCTTTGAGCGGCAACGGTGGCGGCTATGAACCGTTCACCGACAGCGACCGTGATGGCGTACGCGATGCCGGGGAAGCCTTTGTCGATTTGGACGAAGACGGCACCTGGGATGCCACGCTGGCCACCTCCTGGGTCAAGGCCACCGAAGTCACGCCCTCGCTCAGCTTCCAGGCGCTCAATCCGGTCTACCAAAAGGAATGGCGGCTCAACTACACCAACATTCCCGCCACCGGCAGCGCCACGATCCAGGTGCGCCTGCGTGAACTCAGCAGCGCCGCCTACAAGGACTTCGCGCTCAGCGACGTCGCCGGTCATTTCACCACGTTGCAGCGCACCGTGACCACCGCCGGGCCGGACATCCGCATGTTCATCGCCTACCCGCAGAATCATGGTGACCTCGTGGGCGACGGTTATGTGATGAAAGTCTATTTCACCAAGTCGCTGGCCGACGGCCTCACCACCACGCAGCTCCGCGACCGCTTCACCATCCGCATTGGTTCCAATGACGACGGCGGCGTGCTCACCGCCTATTCGCGTGATGCTTACACCATCAACCTCAACGAAACGGACGACTGCCACGCCCTCGCCTTCACGCTGCCGAATCTCTACAACGATCAGCCCGACTACCTGCACAAGATCGAAGTCACGCACGACCGTCCGACACCCACGCCCGACATCTCCACCACACGCCTGGTGCGCTTCATGCCGTCGCAGGTCCCGCGCATCAGCATCGACACGCCGCCGGATCTCGACAGCGATGGTAAGCCGTTTGACATCATCCTGCCGGATGTCGCCGCGCCCACGGCTGATCAGCGCCGCTACACCATCCGCGTCGCCACCGCAGCGGATGCCACCAGCGTCACGCTCACCATCAACAACGGCCCCATGGACATCGCCGGTGAGTCGGTGGTCACCACGGAGGGCAACACCAAGTTCTGGGACTTCACCTGGCAAAACATGACGCAGGGCGAGTTCCGCTTCACCGCCACCGTCTTCGCTCCCGGCGGCGAAAATCACGATACCCGCAACGCGCGCGTTTTTTTTCGGCAAGTGACACCCGCCAGCGCGACCGATCCCGATGACGATGACGACGGCCTGCTCGATGGCGATGAAGCCACCGCCACGCCGCTGCCGAATGGTTATCTGGTCTCGCCGAAGCCGAATCCTGAGACCTGGACCAATGGCGAAATCCACATCTACCACGCCTTCGGCAAAAGTGATCCCCACAACCCCGACTCCGATGGCGACGGCCTGCCCGATGCGCTCGAAGTCGGCTGGCGCGGCCCGACCATCATCGGTGAGACCTTTTCTGACACTGGTTACGGTTCCCCCACCGTCATCGGAGCCGGAAACGGTCTCTTCGACTGGACGGACACGAACAACAACGGCGTGCATGATGCGGGTGAAGCCAGCGAAACCTGGACCGATGCCGATCTCGATCTCAAATACGACTTCGGCACCATTCCCGGCGTGGACACGAATGGCGACGGCATCTTAAACTTCATCGGCGACCTAGATCCGCCGTTCTACAACACCATCGACAACCTCAACAACGTGCCCGGCGTCAACACGCTGAGCGAAGGCGGTGATCGGGCGAAACAACTGCGCGGCAGCGTCACCAGTCCCGATGATCCTGACACCGACAATGACGGCATCAAAGACGGTGTCGAAGATGCAAACCGCGATGGCTGGTTGCAGGGCGATGGTGAATCGCTCGCCACGAACGCCAATCCTTCGCTGGCACGCACCTGGCCTGATGGCGTCCGCAATCCCGGCGAAATCTGGACCGAAACCGATCCCAACAACGCCGACACCGACGGCGATGGCGCGGTGGATGGCAACGGCGAGGACAAGGACTTCAACGGCAGCATCGCTGGCGACACCAACACCAACCGCATCTGGGAATCACCCGAAGAATGGAGCGAAAGCGATCCGCTCAAGGCCGACACCGATGCCGACGGCCTCACGGACGGCTGGGAAGCCCGCTACAACCTCGATCCGCTCGACAACGGCACGCTGAGCTTTCGCGGCGTCACGGCGCTCGCCGTGAACGGCCCCAATGGCGATCCCGATCTCGATGGCTTCTCCAATTTGCAGGAGATCACCAACGGCACGAGTCCGCGCGAGAACAACATCGTGACGCCACCGCCGCCGGGACAGATCGTCATCGGCCCGCAGACGCCGGTGGTGGCCGGTGGTGTGAGCAACAACCGCGAATTCACCGACTGGGCCATCGGCGATCTCATCGCCCTCGACGAATACAACGGCGACGGCACCAACAACCAGGGCAGCGACTTGTATCGCGCTTACGACGGCTTTGACAGCAGCCGCGACCTCGTGGCCTTCTACGCGCACGATGGCGGCAGCACCGGAGCCGGTGGTGACGGCAACTTCTACTTCCGCGTCGATGTGCAGGATCTCGCCGCCTTCGCGGAGGATGCCAATCTCGACATCTACGTCGTGATCGACTTCAACAGCCCTGCCAACGGCGAGTCCGCGCTGCCGGATGGCATCGACACACGTACCAACATGAAATGGGAGGCCGTGGTGGCCTGTTACGCCACGGACAGCGGTGCGGTGTATGTGGACACGCCGTTGTCGGGCCATTCGACCGCCTTCGACGAGAACCCCACCGACTTCGGCGTCGTGCGCCGCACGCAGGCGGATGCGAACGGCTTCAAAAAATCCTGGTTCAACAGCAAGCTCGACGCCGTCGAGTTCAGCATCAGCCGCCAGGCTCTCATGGATGCCGGCTGGCTCGGTGATGCCTCCACGCTCAACTTCCAGGTCTATACCACCAAAGACGGCAGCGACATCGCCGGGCGCGGTGACATCCGTGACAGCATCTACGATGACAACATTGCCAGCGACTACTGGCGCGATCAAAGCACCCTCGCCGGTGCGGGCAGCGTGTTGAAGGCCTGGTTTGGCCCCGGTGGCAGCAATGATCGCTTCAAGCGTGTCAAAGTCGCCAGCCTCATTCACGAATCACGTCCGCTGCTCGCCGGCAGCGAAGTTCAGGCGCTCATCAACAACGGTGCCGGGGCAGGGTGGTATCGGCCGCTCGATGTGCATGAGGCCTACGGCGTCCCCATGGCCCTGCATCTCACGCCGACGCTCGGCAGTGCCATTCAGTGGGCCAAGGTCGATCCCGCCGTGAGCAAACCGTGGCGTGATGGCCCTGCTTTCAATGCGCGTCTCGACGCGCTCGTCGGCGGCGGCGTTGTGCATTTCGTTGGCACCACCTATGGCGATCACATCGCCTCCTACTTCCCGCTCAGTTACACGCAAACAAATTTCACCGATGCCAACACGCCGATGGCAGATCTTTACCACGCCACGCCCGTCACGGTGTATCCACCGGAACAAGTGCTGCGAGACGAAACCTACAGCGATTTCGCCGCCTCTGGCTTCAGCTTCAGCTACGCCGAGCAGGCGCGGCATTTCGAGAAGTGGTTTGGCCGCAGCAGCGCTCTAGGCAACGATGGCTACCGCCTCAACCGCATCCACGGCGTCAAGGTTTTCGCCATCAGCGACCAGCCCAGCCAGTTCCGCTTCCAGAACACCGATGGCGGCCTCAACACCTCCCTGCGCGAGCTGTTGAACCGCAAGGCGCGCAGCGCCACGCAGGATCAGGTCGTCATCCTCGGCAGCGATTGGAGCGATTTCACCACCAAGACGAGCGCGGACGGCTACGACGTGAACATCGCGTGGATGGCCAGCCGGCCGTGGATTCAAATCACCACGCCGGAGGCCATCGCCGCCGGTGAGGTGGACTCGAATCGCAACGGCACGCCGGATGTGTGGCCCTTCGTCGAGCGCAACGCGCCCACGCTGCCCATCGTGTCGAAGGACTTCGTTCACTTCGCCACGCAGGAAAACTATGACAACTGGTACTTCGGCCAGGCGGGGCGCGAGGAGAGCCTGAACGGCAAGATTTTCAACATCCGGCCCGGCGTGCCGCTGCCCGCAGCCTTCGGCCAGGTCGGCGTGTCCGGCCTCGTGGACACGGCCTGGACCGCCGCCACCACGCTCGGCATCAGCGATCCGTCGTTTGGCCGTCTGGCCCGCGGTGCCTTCCACAGCGCCATGTGGCTCACGGCATTTCACGATCAACCCAGCGCCAACCTCGCCAAGTTCAGCACCGGCGACTACATCTATCCCGATACCAGCTTCAACAACCTCGCCGGCTTCTCCAAGGCCGCGCAGAGCCAGTTCCGCTGGGCCAAGGTGTATCAGCGTGTCAGCCAGTGGGCCGCCAGCGCGGCCACACTCGCGAACAGCGTCAGCACCGCCGCCGAGGATGCCGATCTCGATGGCGAGGACGAGTATCTGCTCTTTAACGACCGCGTGTTTGCCATGTTCGAGCGCATCGGCGGCCGCATGACCTGCGCGTTCGTGCGCGATCTCGTCAATGGCAAGGTGATGCAGGTCGTGGGCAATCCGCACAGCTACGCCGGCTTTGAAACCGAGGAGGAAGGCAACGTGAATGTCAGCGGCACGCAACCCGGCAGCTACCGCACCAGCGGCTTCAAGGACTGGTTCGCCACCGGCGTGCCTGACGCACTCGCTTACGTCAACAATCTCTACAGCGTGACCACCGCGACAAACGGCTTCACCTTCACCAGCAGCGACGGCAAGATCGCCAAAACCATCACGCTCGCGGCGCGTGGCAACAGTCTGCGTGCCGTATTCGCTCTCACCGGCGGCGTGACCACCTTGTATCAACGCCACGGCCTCAGCCCGCATCTTGCCAATCTGCTCACCAGCGGCCAGACCTATCTCGGCAGCGTCTCCAGCCTCGGTGGCATCGTCAGCCTCACCAACAACGCGCCCGATGCCGTCGTGCGCGCCTACATCCGCACCAGCATCCCCAGTTGGCCAAGCGCCACCTACAACGGCGATGCCATTGATGACGATCCCGTCATCACCTTCGACACGCTCAACATGCGCAATCAGGCGCAGACGCAGCAGATCGAGCTCACCATCACCGACGGCGACGTGTTCGAGTTCGGTCTCGAAACCGGCCCCACGCTCAGCGAGTCCACCGATGGCGACGCCCTCCCCGATGCCTGGGAAACCGCCAACAACCTCAATGCCGGCGACTCCGGCGGTATCAACGGCGACAGCGGCAATCCCGACGGCGACGCCTACACCAACCTGCAGGAGTTCATCCTCGGTAACAATCCCCGCGCCGGAGACCGCTACCAGCCCGTGCCCGCCAAAGTCGTCGGCGGCTTCGAACTGACCTTCACCACTATTCCCGACCGCCTCTACCGCGTGTTCTATTCCGACAACCTCACGTCCTGGAACCCGCTGACCGCCGACCTCCTCGGCACCGGCTCACCCATCACGATCACCGACCCCACGCCTCCCGCCTCCCGCTTCTACCGCGTCGAAGTGCGTCTTGTGAACCCATGA